A genomic stretch from Hypnocyclicus thermotrophus includes:
- the trpA gene encoding tryptophan synthase subunit alpha, giving the protein MSRIKTCFDKLKKEHKTALITYLTAGDPNIKQTEKLIYAQAEAGVDIIEIGIPFSDPPADGPVIQRAAKRALDNGIKVDDIFNMVKTIRKSLDIPLVFLVYYNIIFSYGKNKFIKNCEEVGIDGLIIPDLPLEERNEILPLPKSIDLIPLVAPNSNNRIKDIVKDSQGFVYCVSSMGVTGVRDNFEINIENYLNKVKKYTDLPLAIGFGISKRSDVEKFEKIADGIIVGSAIVKIIEENNGDIEKIIEKVKELKNL; this is encoded by the coding sequence ATGAGTAGAATTAAAACATGTTTTGATAAATTAAAAAAAGAACACAAAACAGCTCTTATTACATATTTAACTGCTGGTGATCCAAATATAAAGCAAACAGAAAAATTAATATATGCTCAAGCAGAAGCAGGCGTTGATATTATTGAAATTGGAATTCCTTTTTCTGATCCACCAGCTGATGGCCCTGTTATTCAAAGAGCTGCTAAAAGAGCTCTTGACAATGGAATAAAAGTAGATGATATTTTTAATATGGTAAAAACTATTAGAAAATCTCTTGATATCCCTTTAGTTTTTTTAGTTTATTACAATATTATATTTAGTTATGGAAAAAATAAGTTTATAAAAAATTGTGAAGAAGTTGGAATAGATGGATTAATTATTCCGGATCTTCCTCTTGAGGAAAGAAATGAAATTTTACCACTTCCAAAATCTATAGATTTAATACCTTTAGTTGCTCCAAATTCAAATAATAGAATCAAAGATATCGTTAAGGATAGTCAGGGATTTGTATATTGTGTATCTTCTATGGGAGTTACAGGTGTTAGAGATAATTTTGAAATCAATATTGAAAACTATTTAAATAAAGTAAAAAAATATACTGATTTACCTTTAGCTATTGGTTTTGGAATCTCAAAAAGAAGTGATGTCGAAAAATTTGAAAAAATTGCTGATGGAATAATTGTTGGTTCTGCAATAGTTAAAATTATTGAAGAAAATAATGGTGATATTGAAAAAATTATTGAAAAAGTAAAAGAGCTAAAAAACTTGTAA
- the trpD gene encoding anthranilate phosphoribosyltransferase, which yields MIRKAIKKLFQKQDLSQEEMKQVMTEIMEGQVSEVLISAFLTALRMKGETADEITGGAYVMREKAEKVNISNEYTIDTCGTGGDGANTYNISTTVAFVAAAAGIKVVKHGNRSVSSKSGSADVLEKLGVNINLTPEEVKECVKNTSLGFMFAPNFHKAMKYAVPVRKELKERTIFNVLGPLTNPAFAKGQVLGVFDESLTEIIASALKNLGLERALVVYGMDKLDEISSCNNTKITELNNGEIQTYYISPKDFGMPLYDSCEIKGGTVEENANIIKELLQNKLKGAKYDILLLNAGAALYVGKKAENIREGVYLAKDIIESGKAFEKLNQFIEFTNKFKK from the coding sequence ATGATAAGAAAAGCAATAAAAAAATTATTTCAAAAGCAAGATTTAAGTCAAGAAGAAATGAAACAAGTCATGACAGAGATTATGGAAGGACAAGTATCAGAAGTATTAATTTCTGCATTTTTAACAGCACTTAGAATGAAAGGTGAAACAGCTGATGAAATAACTGGTGGAGCATATGTAATGAGAGAAAAAGCTGAAAAAGTTAATATTTCAAATGAATATACTATAGATACTTGTGGCACTGGAGGTGATGGAGCTAATACTTATAATATATCTACTACTGTAGCGTTTGTTGCTGCTGCAGCTGGAATAAAAGTAGTAAAACACGGAAATCGTTCTGTTTCCAGTAAAAGTGGAAGTGCTGACGTATTAGAAAAACTTGGTGTAAATATTAATTTAACTCCAGAAGAAGTAAAAGAGTGTGTAAAAAATACAAGCCTTGGATTTATGTTTGCTCCAAATTTTCATAAAGCTATGAAGTATGCTGTACCAGTAAGAAAAGAATTAAAAGAAAGAACTATTTTTAACGTTCTTGGACCGCTTACTAATCCAGCATTTGCAAAAGGTCAAGTTTTAGGGGTATTTGATGAATCACTTACAGAAATCATAGCTTCTGCTCTAAAAAATTTGGGTTTAGAAAGAGCTTTAGTTGTTTATGGTATGGATAAATTAGATGAAATAAGTTCTTGTAATAATACAAAAATAACAGAATTAAATAACGGTGAAATTCAAACTTATTATATTTCACCAAAAGATTTTGGAATGCCTTTATATGACAGTTGCGAAATAAAAGGTGGAACTGTCGAAGAAAATGCAAATATTATAAAAGAACTTCTTCAAAATAAATTAAAAGGTGCTAAATATGATATATTACTTCTTAATGCTGGTGCTGCTCTCTATGTAGGTAAAAAAGCTGAAAATATAAGAGAAGGGGTTTATTTAGCAAAAGATATTATAGAATCTGGAAAAGCATTTGAAAAATTAAATCAATTTATAGAGTTTACTAATAAATTTAAAAAATAA
- the trpC gene encoding indole-3-glycerol phosphate synthase TrpC → METILAKIVNRKKQRLKELKENSIYDFDFTISNFEKNIDFSIKKPNFYNAMKKEGLSIIGEVKKASPSKGIIRESFNPIEIAKEYNNIVDAMSILTEENFFMGKAEYLKDISNNVDIPLLRKDFIIDPIQIYEAKYLGASAILLIVSILSDDEIKNFYSLAKELELDCLVEIHNLKELNRALNIDVDIIGINNRNLKDFSVSLNTTLELSQYIEKNKILISESGIFDKNDIKHLKKGNIDGILVGESFMKSSNINHLAKSFKKAFEE, encoded by the coding sequence ATGGAAACTATACTTGCAAAAATAGTAAATAGAAAAAAACAACGACTAAAAGAATTAAAAGAAAATTCTATATACGACTTTGATTTTACCATATCTAATTTTGAAAAAAATATTGATTTTTCTATAAAGAAGCCAAATTTTTATAATGCAATGAAAAAAGAAGGTTTATCTATTATTGGAGAAGTCAAAAAAGCTTCACCTTCAAAAGGAATTATTAGAGAAAGTTTCAATCCGATTGAAATAGCTAAAGAATATAATAATATTGTTGATGCTATGTCTATTCTTACAGAAGAAAATTTTTTTATGGGGAAAGCTGAATATTTAAAAGATATATCTAATAATGTTGATATCCCTCTTCTTAGAAAAGATTTTATTATTGATCCTATACAGATTTATGAAGCAAAATATCTTGGTGCTTCAGCTATACTACTTATTGTGTCTATTCTTAGTGATGATGAAATTAAAAACTTTTATTCATTAGCAAAAGAATTAGAGCTTGATTGTCTTGTAGAAATTCATAATTTAAAGGAATTAAATAGAGCGCTTAATATAGATGTAGATATTATTGGGATCAATAATAGAAATTTAAAAGATTTTTCTGTATCACTTAATACTACTCTTGAACTTTCACAATATATTGAAAAAAATAAAATATTAATAAGTGAAAGCGGTATTTTTGACAAAAATGATATTAAACATTTAAAAAAAGGTAATATTGATGGAATATTAGTTGGAGAAAGTTTTATGAAAAGTAGTAACATAAATCATTTAGCTAAATCATTTAAAAAAGCCTTTGAGGAGTAA
- the metK gene encoding methionine adenosyltransferase — translation MIEKGRVFFTSESVTEGHPDKMADQISDAILDAILKEDPKARVACETMLTTGLVVIAGEITTATYVDFQKIVRNTVKEIGYTRAKYGFDFETCAVINSIHEQSADIAMGVDESLEIKENKSKKEDERELLGAGDQGIMFGFATNETEELMPMPIILAHKLARKLSEVRKNNTLDYLRPDGKTQVTVEYVDGKPVRIDAIVISTQHDSDITHDKIEHDMKKYVINSIIPEELLDENTKYYINPTGRFVIGGPHGDAGLTGRKIIVDTYGGMGRHGGGAFSGKDPTKVDRSAAYAARWVAKNIVAAGLADKCEIQLSYAIGVASPTSIAVNTFETGKVADDTIVKAVKKVFDLRPGAIIQDLDLRRPLYRQVAAYGHFGRIDLDLPWEKTNKVEELKKIVEELK, via the coding sequence ATGATAGAAAAAGGAAGAGTATTTTTCACTTCTGAGTCTGTTACTGAAGGTCATCCAGACAAAATGGCAGACCAAATCTCAGATGCTATACTTGATGCAATTTTAAAAGAAGACCCAAAAGCTAGAGTGGCTTGTGAAACTATGCTTACAACAGGACTTGTTGTAATAGCAGGTGAAATAACGACTGCAACTTATGTTGATTTTCAAAAAATTGTAAGAAATACAGTAAAAGAAATAGGATATACAAGAGCAAAATATGGATTTGATTTTGAAACTTGTGCAGTGATAAATTCTATTCATGAACAATCAGCAGATATAGCTATGGGAGTAGATGAATCTTTAGAAATAAAAGAAAACAAATCAAAAAAAGAGGATGAAAGAGAATTACTTGGTGCAGGAGACCAAGGAATTATGTTTGGTTTTGCTACTAATGAGACAGAAGAATTGATGCCAATGCCTATTATACTAGCACATAAATTAGCTAGAAAATTATCAGAAGTAAGAAAAAACAATACATTAGATTATTTAAGACCAGATGGAAAAACTCAAGTAACAGTAGAATATGTAGATGGAAAACCAGTTAGGATAGATGCAATAGTAATATCAACTCAACATGATTCTGATATTACACATGATAAAATAGAACATGATATGAAAAAATATGTTATAAATTCAATAATTCCAGAAGAATTATTAGATGAAAATACAAAATATTATATAAATCCAACTGGAAGATTTGTTATTGGAGGCCCTCACGGTGATGCTGGTCTTACAGGAAGAAAAATCATAGTTGATACTTATGGTGGAATGGGAAGACATGGTGGAGGAGCATTTTCTGGAAAAGACCCTACGAAAGTAGATAGAAGTGCCGCTTATGCTGCAAGATGGGTTGCTAAAAATATAGTTGCTGCAGGACTTGCTGATAAATGTGAAATACAGTTATCTTATGCAATAGGAGTAGCTAGTCCTACTTCAATAGCAGTAAATACTTTTGAAACAGGAAAAGTAGCAGATGATACTATAGTAAAAGCGGTAAAAAAAGTATTTGATTTAAGACCAGGGGCAATAATTCAAGATTTAGACTTAAGAAGACCTTTATATAGACAAGTAGCAGCTTATGGACATTTTGGTAGAATAGACTTAGATTTACCATGGGAAAAAACTAATAAAGTAGAAGAACTAAAAAAAATAGTAGAAGAATTAAAATAA
- the trpB gene encoding tryptophan synthase subunit beta, whose translation MELRKKFGEFGGQYVSETLMNPLIELEKAFKKHCFTEEFKNEYMYYMKQYVGRPNPLYFAEKLTKKLGGAKIYLKREDLNHTGAHKINNVIGQILLAKKMGKTKVIAETGAGQHGVATATGAALFGMECRVYMGAEDIERQKLNVFKMELLGAKVIPVTSGTATLKDATNEALREWVRTVEDTFYVLGSVVGPHPYPTIVREFQKIIGEETKKQILEVENRLPDTIIACVGGGSNAMGIFAPFIKDTNVKLIGVEAAGKGIETGKHAAAFQGRIGVLHGMKTYILQDTDGQIHEAHSISAGLDYPGTGPEHAYLYETRRAQYVSVTDNEALEGFKLLCEEEGIIPALESSHAIAYLMKIAPNMQKDKVIIVNVSGRGDKDIHTIAKFMKKDI comes from the coding sequence ATGGAGCTTAGAAAAAAATTTGGAGAATTTGGTGGTCAGTATGTATCTGAAACATTAATGAATCCACTCATTGAATTAGAAAAAGCATTTAAAAAACATTGTTTTACAGAAGAATTTAAAAATGAATATATGTATTATATGAAACAATATGTTGGAAGACCAAATCCACTTTATTTTGCTGAAAAACTTACTAAAAAACTTGGTGGTGCTAAAATATATTTAAAAAGAGAAGACCTTAATCATACAGGTGCCCATAAAATAAATAATGTTATTGGTCAAATATTACTTGCAAAAAAAATGGGAAAAACAAAAGTTATAGCTGAAACTGGCGCTGGACAACATGGGGTTGCTACTGCTACCGGCGCTGCCCTTTTTGGAATGGAATGTAGAGTATATATGGGAGCAGAAGATATTGAAAGACAAAAATTAAATGTTTTTAAAATGGAACTTCTTGGTGCAAAAGTTATCCCAGTCACTAGTGGTACTGCCACTCTAAAAGATGCTACAAATGAAGCTCTTAGAGAATGGGTTAGAACCGTAGAAGATACCTTTTATGTCCTTGGCTCTGTTGTTGGTCCACATCCTTATCCTACAATAGTTAGAGAATTTCAAAAAATTATTGGGGAAGAAACAAAAAAACAAATATTAGAAGTAGAAAATAGACTTCCTGATACAATAATTGCTTGTGTTGGTGGTGGGAGTAATGCTATGGGAATTTTTGCTCCATTTATAAAAGATACAAATGTAAAGCTTATAGGAGTAGAAGCTGCTGGTAAAGGAATCGAAACTGGAAAACATGCTGCTGCATTTCAAGGAAGAATTGGAGTCCTTCATGGAATGAAAACATATATTCTTCAAGATACTGATGGACAGATACATGAAGCTCATTCTATTTCTGCTGGCCTTGATTATCCAGGTACAGGTCCTGAACATGCTTATTTATACGAAACAAGAAGAGCTCAGTATGTCTCAGTAACTGATAATGAAGCTCTAGAAGGATTTAAACTTTTATGTGAAGAAGAAGGTATAATTCCTGCACTTGAAAGTTCTCATGCTATTGCTTATCTTATGAAGATTGCTCCTAATATGCAAAAAGATAAAGTTATTATTGTTAATGTTTCTGGTAGAGGAGATAAAGATATACATACTATTGCAAAATTTATGAAAAAAGATATATAG
- the trpE gene encoding anthranilate synthase component I — protein MKELKVFKKKISGDIETPITLYKKYINNDIGILLESRDSIKGRYSFIGKNPFIIVESNESSIKIKKNGEILKKNGRVLDTIKEEIENIKIIEDSSLPFCGGAVGVIGYDIIKQYEKLPKINPDNLNLPESNMMFLTEFIMYDHYHQDISIIVLEDKNNEELAYKRIEEIENIIKTTTLPINFYNINKIKIENEAISNTTKEEFIEMVQKAKKYIFEGDIFQVVLSQRWTLETNEHPFNLYRKLRSLNPSPYLFYFNFGNYQVAGSSPEMLVELRGDEVFNCPIAGTKKRGKDEKEDLLLAKDLLNDEKEKAEHIMLVDLARNDMGRISKIGSVKVTEFMKIHYYSHVMHIVSLVEGEKRKDKDAFSILSSFLPAGTLSGAPKIRAMEIIEELEKEKRGIYGGAAGYFSYNGDMDTCIAIRTMIIKDNKVYMQAGAGITSDSNPEMEYEETKNKVKALLTAIKS, from the coding sequence ATGAAAGAGTTAAAAGTATTTAAAAAAAAAATATCTGGGGATATAGAAACACCCATTACTTTATATAAAAAATATATAAATAATGATATTGGAATATTACTTGAAAGTAGAGACTCTATAAAAGGAAGATATTCTTTTATTGGTAAAAATCCTTTTATTATTGTTGAATCAAATGAATCAAGTATAAAAATTAAAAAAAATGGAGAAATTTTAAAAAAAAATGGACGAGTTCTTGATACAATAAAAGAAGAAATTGAGAATATCAAAATTATTGAAGATTCTAGTCTTCCTTTTTGTGGTGGTGCTGTAGGTGTAATTGGATACGATATAATAAAACAATATGAAAAACTTCCAAAAATAAACCCAGATAATTTAAACCTTCCTGAATCAAATATGATGTTTTTAACAGAATTTATTATGTATGATCATTATCATCAAGATATTTCTATTATTGTTCTTGAAGATAAAAACAATGAAGAATTAGCATATAAACGAATCGAAGAAATTGAGAACATTATCAAAACTACAACTTTACCGATTAATTTTTATAATATTAATAAAATCAAAATTGAAAATGAGGCTATAAGTAATACAACAAAAGAGGAATTTATAGAAATGGTTCAAAAAGCTAAAAAATATATATTTGAAGGAGATATTTTTCAAGTAGTTCTTTCTCAACGATGGACACTAGAAACAAATGAACATCCATTCAATTTATATAGAAAACTAAGAAGTTTAAATCCTTCTCCATATTTATTTTATTTTAATTTTGGTAATTATCAAGTAGCTGGTAGTTCTCCTGAAATGCTTGTAGAGCTTCGAGGAGATGAAGTATTTAATTGTCCTATTGCGGGTACTAAAAAAAGAGGAAAAGATGAAAAAGAAGATTTGTTACTTGCAAAAGATTTATTAAATGATGAAAAAGAAAAAGCAGAACACATTATGTTAGTCGATTTAGCTAGGAACGATATGGGGCGAATATCAAAAATTGGTAGTGTTAAAGTAACTGAATTTATGAAAATTCATTATTATTCTCATGTAATGCATATAGTTTCATTAGTTGAAGGAGAAAAAAGAAAAGACAAAGATGCTTTTTCTATATTATCATCATTTTTACCTGCAGGTACATTATCAGGAGCTCCTAAAATAAGAGCTATGGAAATAATTGAAGAGCTTGAAAAGGAAAAAAGAGGAATATATGGAGGTGCTGCCGGATATTTTTCATATAATGGTGATATGGATACTTGTATCGCAATAAGAACTATGATAATAAAAGATAATAAAGTATATATGCAAGCTGGAGCAGGTATAACATCTGATTCAAATCCGGAAATGGAATATGAAGAAACAAAAAATAAAGTAAAAGCTCTATTAACAGCTATAAAAAGCTAA
- a CDS encoding phosphoribosylanthranilate isomerase codes for MKIKICGIRRKEDIDIINKYNPDYIGIIFYPKSKRYIKPNIIAPFLNNLNPNIKKVGVFVNETFDTVNEISNICNLDIIQLHGNEDIEYIKNIKKTVWKALSVKNKNIKKQMEIYKKYVEIILLDNGKGGTGKTFNWKYAKNLSENYKIALAGGININNVKEAIKIVNPSIIDISSGVEINSYKDEEKIKNIINLIRNI; via the coding sequence ATGAAAATAAAAATTTGCGGAATAAGAAGAAAAGAAGATATAGATATTATAAATAAATATAATCCTGATTATATAGGTATTATTTTTTATCCTAAAAGCAAAAGATATATCAAACCAAATATTATTGCACCATTTTTAAATAATTTAAATCCTAATATAAAAAAAGTTGGTGTTTTTGTAAATGAAACTTTTGATACAGTAAATGAAATTAGTAATATTTGTAATTTAGATATTATCCAGCTTCATGGAAATGAAGATATTGAATATATAAAAAATATTAAAAAAACCGTATGGAAAGCTTTATCTGTAAAAAATAAAAATATTAAAAAACAAATGGAAATATATAAAAAATATGTAGAGATAATTTTATTAGATAATGGTAAAGGTGGTACCGGAAAAACCTTTAATTGGAAATATGCTAAAAATTTAAGCGAAAATTATAAAATAGCTCTTGCTGGCGGAATAAATATTAATAATGTTAAAGAAGCTATAAAGATTGTAAATCCTAGTATTATTGATATTAGTTCTGGGGTTGAAATAAATAGTTATAAAGATGAAGAAAAAATAAAAAATATCATTAATTTAATTAGAAATATATAA
- a CDS encoding MarR family winged helix-turn-helix transcriptional regulator: MNDILKIENQFCFSVYKLMKNINTIYKPLLNKLDLTYTQYITMLVLWEKDGINVNEIGKILSLDSGTLTPLLKKLEKKEYIKRNRNKFDERNLIISLTTKGRNLKNKAKNIPTNLLNNFSLEKNEIFAIKQQIDILNKILEK; the protein is encoded by the coding sequence ATGAATGATATTTTAAAAATTGAAAATCAATTTTGTTTTAGTGTATATAAATTGATGAAAAATATAAATACAATTTACAAACCCCTTTTAAATAAACTTGATCTTACTTATACTCAATATATTACTATGCTTGTATTATGGGAAAAAGATGGAATAAATGTAAATGAAATAGGAAAAATTCTTTCTCTTGATTCTGGAACTCTTACCCCTCTTTTAAAAAAGCTTGAAAAAAAAGAATACATAAAAAGAAATCGAAATAAATTTGATGAACGAAATCTAATAATCTCTCTTACTACAAAAGGAAGAAATTTAAAAAATAAAGCAAAAAATATTCCTACTAACTTGTTAAATAATTTTTCATTAGAAAAAAACGAAATTTTTGCTATAAAACAACAAATTGATATTCTTAATAAAATTTTAGAAAAATAA
- a CDS encoding type 1 glutamine amidotransferase: MNIFCIKHVSFEDPGIIENWAIKNNYTFKYIKMYENYKLPNINDIDILVILGGPMNIYEEKQYPFLKEEKTFIKQVINANKKIIGICLGAQLIADLLGSKVVKNKEKEIGWFNVKKVSNHKFLYNVPTEFKTMHWHGDKFLIPDKAEKIFESEACDNQGFIFNNIIALQFHLEMKKENIISIIDNSNDELTENKNYIQSKNQILNQLENIEINNKIMQTILENFIK, encoded by the coding sequence ATGAATATATTCTGTATAAAACATGTATCTTTTGAAGATCCAGGCATAATAGAAAATTGGGCTATAAAAAATAATTATACATTTAAATATATTAAAATGTATGAAAACTATAAACTACCAAATATTAATGATATTGATATCTTAGTTATTCTTGGTGGTCCTATGAATATTTATGAAGAAAAACAATATCCATTCTTAAAAGAAGAAAAAACATTTATAAAGCAAGTCATTAATGCTAATAAAAAAATTATTGGAATTTGCTTAGGTGCTCAATTAATAGCAGATTTACTTGGCTCAAAAGTTGTTAAAAATAAAGAAAAAGAGATAGGATGGTTTAATGTAAAAAAAGTATCTAATCATAAATTTTTATACAATGTGCCAACTGAATTTAAAACTATGCATTGGCATGGTGATAAGTTTTTAATACCTGATAAAGCAGAAAAAATATTTGAAAGTGAAGCTTGTGACAATCAAGGATTTATTTTTAATAACATAATTGCATTACAATTTCATTTAGAAATGAAAAAAGAAAATATTATATCTATAATTGATAATTCTAATGATGAATTAACTGAAAATAAAAATTACATTCAATCTAAAAATCAAATTTTAAATCAATTAGAAAACATTGAAATTAATAATAAAATTATGCAGACTATATTAGAAAATTTCATAAAATGA
- the thrC gene encoding threonine synthase encodes MKMYYSTRNVNEKVSFSEGVLKGLSTNGGLFVPENFEKIDIFNKKYLEVDYKSLAFDILSKFLNDFDEEEIKWCINEAYNEKFETEDIVSIKDIENVSFLELYRGPTLAFKDMALSILPKFMKLSKEKNNEKKDIVILTATSGDTGKAALEGFANNEGIKIIVFFPTDGVSEVQKAQMVTQTGDNTFVVAINGNFDDAQSGVKDIFNDTEFNKILNENGYVFSSANSINIGRLVPQIIYYFYGYFNLIKNNKIKTGDKINVVVPTGNFGNILASYYAFKMGLPVNKFICASNINNVLTDFLNTGIYDINREFNTTISPSMDILISSNLERFIESLTDKNDKLIIELMNSLKTNGKYELPNNLKEKLNKFYGGFADDKSTKSTIKNVYEKYSYVIDTHTAVAYKVYENYLEETNDTDTKTLIASTASPFKFTRAVLESIIDKNLDNKSDFELIEELSKITNLEIPKAVFELNKKEILHKTVINPNKMKDTIADFLKIK; translated from the coding sequence ATGAAAATGTATTATAGTACTAGAAATGTAAATGAAAAAGTATCTTTTTCTGAAGGAGTATTAAAAGGCTTGTCAACAAATGGAGGACTTTTTGTACCTGAAAATTTTGAAAAAATAGATATTTTTAATAAAAAATATCTAGAAGTTGATTATAAATCATTAGCTTTTGATATACTTTCAAAATTTTTAAATGATTTTGATGAAGAAGAGATAAAATGGTGTATAAATGAAGCATATAATGAAAAATTTGAAACAGAAGATATAGTTAGTATAAAAGATATTGAAAATGTTTCTTTTTTAGAATTATATAGAGGACCTACCTTAGCATTTAAAGATATGGCTCTTTCTATTTTGCCTAAATTTATGAAGCTCTCAAAAGAAAAAAATAATGAAAAAAAAGATATAGTTATCCTAACTGCAACAAGTGGTGATACAGGAAAAGCTGCTTTAGAAGGTTTTGCAAATAATGAAGGGATTAAAATAATTGTATTTTTCCCTACTGATGGTGTAAGCGAAGTACAAAAAGCTCAAATGGTTACTCAAACTGGAGATAATACATTTGTTGTAGCTATCAATGGAAATTTTGATGATGCTCAAAGTGGTGTAAAAGATATTTTTAATGACACTGAATTTAATAAAATTTTAAATGAAAACGGGTATGTTTTTTCTAGCGCTAATTCAATAAATATAGGTAGGTTAGTTCCCCAAATCATTTACTATTTTTACGGATATTTTAATTTAATAAAAAATAATAAAATAAAAACTGGAGATAAAATAAATGTAGTAGTTCCTACTGGAAATTTTGGTAATATATTAGCTTCATATTACGCTTTTAAAATGGGACTACCAGTAAATAAATTTATATGTGCAAGTAATATAAATAACGTTCTTACTGATTTTTTAAATACTGGAATATATGATATAAATAGAGAATTTAACACTACAATATCGCCTTCAATGGATATTCTAATCTCAAGTAATCTTGAAAGATTTATTGAATCATTAACAGATAAAAATGATAAACTTATTATTGAATTAATGAATTCTTTAAAAACCAATGGTAAATACGAATTACCAAATAATTTAAAAGAAAAATTAAATAAATTTTATGGTGGATTTGCTGATGATAAATCTACAAAATCTACAATTAAAAATGTATATGAAAAATATTCATATGTTATAGACACACATACTGCTGTTGCATATAAAGTATATGAAAATTATTTAGAAGAAACAAATGATACTGATACTAAAACTCTTATAGCTTCTACTGCTAGCCCTTTTAAATTTACTAGAGCAGTATTAGAATCTATCATTGATAAAAATCTTGATAATAAATCTGATTTTGAATTAATTGAAGAACTTTCTAAAATTACAAATTTAGAAATCCCAAAAGCTGTTTTCGAACTTAATAAAAAAGAAATTTTACATAAAACTGTAATTAATCCTAATAAAATGAAAGATACTATCGCAGATTTTTTAAAAATTAAATAA
- a CDS encoding anthranilate synthase component II, translated as MIILIDNYDSFTYNLYQYLGTFEKNIKVIRNDEMSVEEIKALNPEKIVLSPGPKTPKEAGICVELIQKLHQEIPILGICLGHQSIGEAFGATISYAKAIYHGKSSMIKHDGKGVFKKITNPTQVARYHSLAIIDGTLSNDFEITAKTDDGEIMGIRHKKYKLIGLQFHPESIYTPEGLKMIENFVNL; from the coding sequence ATGATAATTTTAATAGATAACTATGATTCTTTTACTTATAATTTATATCAATATTTGGGAACATTTGAAAAAAATATAAAAGTTATTAGAAATGATGAAATGAGTGTAGAAGAAATTAAAGCTCTCAATCCTGAAAAAATTGTACTTTCACCTGGTCCTAAAACACCAAAAGAAGCAGGGATATGTGTAGAACTTATTCAAAAATTGCATCAAGAAATTCCAATCCTTGGAATATGCCTTGGCCATCAATCAATCGGAGAAGCCTTTGGCGCTACCATTAGTTATGCAAAAGCTATTTATCATGGTAAATCTTCTATGATAAAACATGATGGAAAAGGTGTTTTTAAAAAAATTACTAATCCTACTCAAGTAGCTAGATATCATTCTCTTGCTATTATAGATGGTACTTTAAGTAATGATTTTGAAATAACTGCAAAAACTGATGATGGTGAAATAATGGGAATTAGACATAAAAAATATAAATTAATTGGATTGCAATTTCATCCAGAATCAATTTATACACCTGAAGGATTAAAAATGATAGAAAATTTTGTAAACTTATAA